TTTAAGGCTCATAACAGTATCAGGTGAAGGTAACGACTTATCTATATTTTTTAAAGAATTAACATCAGATCTTACAAAATCTCATGCATCTTTAGGATTAGAAAAAGATTTATATTCAGCTCCAGGATGATTATTAACTTGTTTCTTCACAAAGTCTCAATCATCGAAAACTCCAGTTCGTTTACCAACCCGAATTGCATAAAACTTTTTAGCCATAATCTCACCTCATTTCTTTTATTTATTAATAAGCTCTACCAAAATAAACTCTCAATTTTGATTCTTGACCACAATTGAAGCATTTGCCCTCTACTTGTTCAATGTCAAATGGAATGCATCTAGAATTAGTTGAAGTTTTTTGTTTAACTTCTGTTTCGCATTCTATTCTTCCGCAAAATGGAACCAAAACAAAACCAGTATTTAATTCCAATTGTTTTTGATACTCTTCAATAGTACTTGCTGTTGAAGTTCTTTTCATTCTATTTTCTAAAGCTATTTTGTATAAATTTTGATCATACTCTTTTAGCATTTCATGTACTGTTTTTTCAACATCATTAATTTTGATTTGATTTTTTTCTCTTGTATCTCTACGAGAAATAGTTACTTGTCCATTTTCTAAATCACGTGGTCCAATTTCAATTCTAATTGGAACACCCTTAATTTCTGCATCAGAAATTTTAAAACCAAAGGTTTTATCACTATTATCAACATTTATTCTTAAATCAGAAATTGAATCAACAATTTTATTAGTTACTTTAGTTATTTCTGTAGTTTTTTTGATTTGAATTATTGAAACTTGTATTGGTGAAATTTGGCTAGGCAAAACCAAACCAGAATCATCACTATGAGTCATGATAATTGCACCAATTAGCCTAGTTGATACCCCTCATGATGTTGAGTAAGCATGCTCTAGTTTACCATCTTTATTTTGAAATTTAATATCATATACTTTTGAAAAATTATCACCGAAGAAATGCGAAGTTCCACACTGTAATGCCTGTCCATCGTGCATCAACGACTCAATAGTGTATGTTTCTTGAGCTCCAGCAAATTTTTCTTTTTCTGTTTTTCTTCCAGCAACAACTGGCAATAATAATATCTCTTGAGCAAATTTAGTGTAAATATCTAAAATTTGTAATGTTAAATTTTTAGCTTCACTTGGAGAATTATGCACCGTGTGTCCTTCTTGTCATAAAAACTCTGATGTTCTCAAAAAAGGTCTTGTAGTTTTTTCTCATCGCATAACGTTGCACCATTGGTTATAAACTAATGGTAAATCACGATAGGATTTTACTTCTTTTTGAAAAAAATCAGCCATAAGAACTTCACTCGTTGGTCTGATGAACAATTTTTCGGGTAATTTTTTATCGCCAATTTGAGTAACTGTTGCGATTTCAGGACTAAATCCATCAATATGTTCTTTTTCTTTATTAAATAAAGATTCAGGAATCAAAAGTGGAAAATATACATTTTGAACTCCGATAGCTTTAAATTTTTTGTCTAAATAATTTTGAATATTTTCTCAAATAGCATATCCATATGGTCGAAAGATAATTGTTCCTTTCACTGGACCATACTCAACCAATTTAGCGTTAATAACTGTATCGGTATATCATTGGGAAAAATCTTCATCTCTTGGGGTTATTTTATCTAATTGTTTTGCCATTTTATTGTTCCTCTTTTTTCGCTTGATTATTTATTTGTATCTTGTGTTTTTGAATTAAAAATATCTTTAGTATTATTTTGCAAATTTGATTTTCTAACAATCCCCTGATCTCCGAAATATAGTTCCATGTTTAGACCATTTAATTTTATAACATTTTCAGCTTCTTTAAAGAATTTTATATCTTGGACCATCAATCAAGAAAACGTTTCTGGATAAATGTTTTCAGAAATGTTAACAAAGTTTTGAGCTCGATCCAATAGTCAATCTTTTCTTGTGATTTCCGCTAAATGCTGCGGGTTAATCGCAAACACAGCAATTAAATCTGTGTCAAATTCTATGTCTTTTGACCACTTTCAAAAATGTGCTCTTGTTGAATTATCAAATTCTAAATCAATAGAATTATCATGTTGTGCAAAAGACCACACATAATAAATCTCTTCATCGGTAACTTTAATATCATTAACTGTTTTAATTCCATTAATTAAAATATTGTTCACATTTCTTACGTCAGTATAAAACAATAAATCTTTGACATCTGCTTTTTCTAATAAAGATAAAATTTTTTGTTTTTCTGTTTTATTAATTGCAAACACTTTATCAAGTCATTTTGCAAAAACCCCTTCTTCAACAACTTCTTTTTTAAAGGCGAATTTAAGAAATCATTTATTGGATATTTTTTTCATATAAATTCTCCTTAAATACTATTAAAATTATATAATTTTTTACCTCATTAAAAAAGAAAGACAACCTTCTTATGAAGGTTGTCTAATATCTTTTAAAATGGCGGACTGAGAGAGGTTCGAACTCTCGC
The sequence above is drawn from the Williamsoniiplasma somnilux genome and encodes:
- the proS gene encoding proline--tRNA ligase, encoding MAKQLDKITPRDEDFSQWYTDTVINAKLVEYGPVKGTIIFRPYGYAIWENIQNYLDKKFKAIGVQNVYFPLLIPESLFNKEKEHIDGFSPEIATVTQIGDKKLPEKLFIRPTSEVLMADFFQKEVKSYRDLPLVYNQWCNVMRWEKTTRPFLRTSEFLWQEGHTVHNSPSEAKNLTLQILDIYTKFAQEILLLPVVAGRKTEKEKFAGAQETYTIESLMHDGQALQCGTSHFFGDNFSKVYDIKFQNKDGKLEHAYSTSWGVSTRLIGAIIMTHSDDSGLVLPSQISPIQVSIIQIKKTTEITKVTNKIVDSISDLRINVDNSDKTFGFKISDAEIKGVPIRIEIGPRDLENGQVTISRRDTREKNQIKINDVEKTVHEMLKEYDQNLYKIALENRMKRTSTASTIEEYQKQLELNTGFVLVPFCGRIECETEVKQKTSTNSRCIPFDIEQVEGKCFNCGQESKLRVYFGRAY